A window of Streptomyces sp. DG1A-41 contains these coding sequences:
- a CDS encoding MFS transporter, whose amino-acid sequence MSTTTVGRAGAREWGGLAVLSLPTVLLGLDVTVLYLTLPSLAEDLRPSGTQELWIMDAYGFLIAGFLLTMGTLGDRIGRRRLLMIGAAAFGIISVLAAYATSADMLIAARAALGVAGATLMPSTLALISNMFADQRQRSLAIGVWATSFALGMALGPVVGGAMLNHFWWGSVFLLAVPVAIVLLVAAPLLIPEYSAPQSGRFDLISVTLSLIAILPVVYAVKRFAKDGLDLPMIVAALIGVVFAVLFVRRQGKLESPLLDVRLFANRTFSSALSVLLIGLVGVGGSMLLITQQLQFVEGLPPVEAGLWMGPPALLMFLAAIGSPLVARRVPPGLVVAATLVLSTVGYVLLALVGPSGGIALMVVGFGLVYLGLGAIAALGTDLVVGAAPPEKAGSASAMSETVQELGLALGVAILGSLATAVYRSQIDDKIPAGTPSDVADAAGDSLAGAVASAQQMPAGWLDLAKEAATSGMNTAMVVAAACTVVLSILSAVVLRHVGAIGDEPEAAAEAAPAEPAKSQV is encoded by the coding sequence ATGAGCACAACGACCGTAGGCAGGGCGGGGGCCCGCGAGTGGGGAGGGCTGGCGGTCCTCTCGTTGCCCACCGTGCTGCTGGGCCTCGACGTCACCGTGCTGTACCTGACCCTCCCCTCACTGGCCGAGGATCTGCGCCCGTCCGGTACCCAAGAGCTGTGGATCATGGACGCCTACGGCTTCCTGATCGCCGGCTTCCTGCTCACCATGGGCACGCTGGGTGACCGGATCGGCCGCCGCCGGCTGCTGATGATCGGGGCCGCGGCCTTCGGGATCATCTCGGTGCTGGCGGCCTACGCCACCAGCGCCGACATGCTCATCGCCGCGCGGGCGGCCCTCGGGGTCGCCGGTGCCACGCTGATGCCGTCCACGCTGGCCCTGATCAGCAACATGTTCGCCGACCAGCGGCAGCGCTCCCTGGCGATCGGTGTCTGGGCCACGAGCTTCGCGCTCGGCATGGCGCTCGGACCGGTGGTCGGCGGGGCGATGCTGAACCACTTCTGGTGGGGTTCGGTGTTCCTGCTGGCGGTGCCGGTCGCGATCGTGCTGCTGGTGGCCGCGCCGCTCCTAATCCCCGAGTACTCGGCGCCACAGAGCGGTAGGTTCGACCTGATCAGTGTGACGCTGTCGCTGATCGCGATCCTGCCGGTGGTCTACGCGGTGAAGCGCTTCGCCAAGGACGGCCTCGATCTGCCGATGATCGTCGCCGCGCTGATCGGCGTGGTCTTCGCGGTGCTGTTCGTTCGCCGGCAGGGCAAGCTGGAGAGCCCGCTGCTGGACGTGCGCCTCTTCGCCAACCGGACGTTCAGCTCCGCGCTGAGCGTGCTGCTCATCGGCCTCGTAGGCGTCGGCGGCTCGATGCTGCTGATCACCCAGCAGCTCCAGTTCGTGGAGGGGCTGCCGCCGGTCGAGGCAGGGCTGTGGATGGGCCCGCCCGCCCTGCTGATGTTCCTGGCCGCGATCGGCTCGCCCCTGGTCGCGCGGCGGGTGCCGCCGGGCCTCGTGGTGGCGGCCACCCTGGTGCTGTCCACGGTCGGGTACGTCCTGCTCGCCCTGGTGGGCCCCTCGGGCGGCATCGCCCTGATGGTCGTCGGATTCGGCCTCGTCTACCTCGGGCTCGGGGCGATCGCGGCCCTGGGCACGGACCTGGTGGTCGGGGCGGCGCCGCCGGAGAAGGCCGGCTCGGCCTCGGCGATGTCGGAGACCGTGCAGGAACTGGGCCTCGCGCTCGGCGTGGCGATCCTGGGCAGCCTGGCGACCGCGGTCTACCGCAGTCAGATCGACGACAAGATCCCCGCCGGCACCCCGTCGGACGTGGCCGACGCCGCGGGCGACAGCCTCGCCGGCGCCGTCGCCTCGGCCCAGCAGATGCCCGCTGGCTGGCTCGACCTCGCCAAGGAGGCCGCCACCTCCGGCATGAACACGGCGATGGTCGTGGCCGCGGCGTGCACCGTGGTCCTGTCCATCCTGTCCGCCGTCGTGCTGCGGCACGTCGGAGCCATCGGCGACGAGCCGGAGGCCGCGGCGGAGGCGGCTCCGGCCGAGCCGGCGAAGTCGCAGGTCTGA
- a CDS encoding BTAD domain-containing putative transcriptional regulator, with amino-acid sequence MRYGVLGPLAVWDAEGRPVRVPEAKVRALLANLLAHGGGPVPADRLIEDLWASNPPGGSTNTLQTKISQLRRVLGREQVVREPAGYRLLLADDVVDALRFQELADRARAHREPAVKADLFADALALWRGPAYADVAESLFARSEIARLEELRLAVVEDHAEVRLTLGEHTALAAELGTLVARHPLRERLRMAHMRALYRSGRQGDALQSFQELRRELAEELGASPGPEAAALHEAILRQEPQLATPAIGSRSCRTNLPAPLTPLIGRREAAAQVLARLDPGASTRLVTLTGLGGVGKTRLAIAAAGDAAGQYADGVWLVELAGLGAASGPDDIAERVITTLGLCDTAATEPDLDDLVGWLCQAVADKQLLILLDNCEHLVESLAVLAKSLLSAVPAAHLLLTSQEALDIPGEVVHPVPPLALPEHTDPRTVARSSAVELFVQRAAAAAPGFVLNVDNAAAVSTICRRLDGIPLALELVASRLRTLSPQELAARLDDRFARPDVRVRGLPDRQQTLRGMLDWSWQLLTPDERTVLRRLVVHADGCVMPSAQAVCADGELPAERIPDLLSRLVDRSLVVREGDRFRLLESVAAYCAERLAEADEESAVRARFVRYCTESAERESERLRGPDQRCSLERLIAETVNLRRALDFAVAQDSAGYAVRLVNALAWFWFLRGRFPEARRSLRTALAADVDAAPAARLTARVWLAGVELRTSQADAVPGPAGEDPTSGVEDPVLKARLQWFVGTGLTGRGHHREGRQLVEASLAGARAARDRWGEAAALVELASHGPTRDGSAELGAALFREVDDRWGQLRATRSLALAAEREGDRVRTERLHREGLLMAEELGLWTEVVETLIFLGRTALASGLTERATELYERALSVSAERAYHRGEIRAEIGLGHAARLRGDRDAATSHLNRALAKSQSSGHATHAAAALAGLNLVTRA; translated from the coding sequence ATGCGTTACGGGGTGCTCGGACCGCTGGCCGTCTGGGACGCCGAGGGGCGGCCGGTCAGGGTCCCCGAAGCGAAGGTGCGCGCCCTGCTGGCGAACCTGCTCGCCCACGGCGGCGGGCCGGTGCCGGCGGACCGCCTCATCGAAGACCTGTGGGCGAGCAACCCGCCGGGCGGGTCCACCAACACCCTGCAGACCAAGATCTCCCAGCTGCGCCGGGTGCTGGGCCGGGAGCAGGTGGTCCGCGAGCCCGCCGGCTACCGGCTGCTGCTCGCGGACGACGTGGTCGATGCCCTGAGGTTCCAGGAGCTCGCCGACCGCGCCCGCGCCCACCGGGAGCCGGCGGTGAAGGCGGACCTGTTCGCCGACGCGCTCGCCCTGTGGCGGGGCCCGGCTTACGCGGACGTGGCCGAGTCCCTGTTCGCCCGCAGTGAGATCGCCCGGCTGGAGGAGCTGCGCCTGGCCGTCGTCGAGGACCACGCCGAGGTCCGGCTGACCCTGGGCGAGCACACGGCGCTGGCGGCGGAACTGGGGACGCTGGTGGCACGGCACCCGCTGCGCGAGCGATTGCGCATGGCCCACATGCGCGCCCTGTACCGCTCCGGGCGGCAGGGCGACGCGCTGCAGAGCTTCCAGGAGCTGCGCCGGGAGCTGGCCGAGGAGCTGGGGGCCTCGCCCGGTCCGGAGGCCGCCGCGCTGCACGAGGCGATCCTGCGCCAGGAGCCGCAGTTGGCCACACCGGCGATCGGGTCGCGGTCGTGCCGGACGAACCTGCCCGCCCCGCTGACCCCGCTGATCGGGCGGCGCGAGGCGGCCGCGCAGGTGCTGGCCCGGCTGGACCCCGGCGCGAGCACCCGTCTCGTCACCCTCACCGGCCTCGGCGGGGTGGGCAAGACGCGGCTGGCGATAGCCGCGGCGGGCGACGCGGCCGGGCAGTACGCCGACGGGGTGTGGCTGGTCGAGCTGGCCGGCCTGGGCGCCGCGTCCGGCCCGGATGACATCGCCGAACGCGTCATCACGACGCTGGGCCTGTGCGACACGGCGGCGACCGAACCGGACCTGGACGACCTGGTGGGCTGGCTGTGCCAGGCGGTGGCCGACAAGCAGCTGCTGATCCTGCTGGACAACTGCGAGCACCTCGTCGAGTCGCTCGCCGTGCTCGCCAAGTCCCTGCTGTCGGCCGTGCCGGCGGCCCACCTCCTGCTCACCAGCCAGGAAGCCCTGGACATCCCCGGCGAGGTGGTGCACCCAGTGCCGCCGCTGGCGCTGCCGGAGCACACCGATCCGCGGACGGTCGCCCGGTCCAGCGCCGTCGAGCTGTTCGTGCAGCGGGCCGCCGCGGCGGCGCCCGGCTTCGTCCTAAATGTGGACAACGCGGCGGCGGTCTCCACCATCTGCCGCCGCCTCGACGGCATTCCGCTCGCCCTGGAACTCGTCGCGTCCCGGCTGCGGACGCTGAGCCCGCAGGAGCTCGCCGCCCGGCTGGACGACCGGTTCGCCCGGCCTGACGTACGGGTGCGCGGGCTCCCGGACCGCCAGCAGACGCTGCGGGGCATGCTCGACTGGAGCTGGCAGCTGCTGACGCCGGACGAGCGCACCGTGCTGCGCCGCCTGGTCGTGCATGCCGACGGCTGCGTCATGCCCTCCGCCCAGGCGGTCTGCGCCGACGGGGAGCTGCCCGCCGAGCGGATTCCCGACCTGCTCTCCCGGCTGGTGGACCGCTCGCTAGTCGTCCGTGAGGGCGACCGGTTCCGGCTGCTCGAATCGGTGGCCGCCTACTGCGCCGAGCGGCTGGCGGAGGCGGACGAGGAGAGCGCCGTACGCGCGCGCTTCGTGCGGTACTGCACCGAGTCGGCCGAGCGGGAGAGCGAACGGCTGCGTGGCCCGGACCAGCGGTGCTCCCTGGAACGCCTCATCGCGGAGACCGTCAATCTGCGCCGCGCCCTGGACTTCGCGGTCGCCCAGGACTCCGCCGGGTACGCGGTGCGGCTGGTGAACGCGCTGGCCTGGTTCTGGTTCCTGCGCGGGCGGTTCCCCGAGGCCCGCAGGTCCCTGCGGACGGCGCTGGCGGCCGACGTCGACGCCGCCCCGGCCGCGCGTCTGACGGCACGGGTCTGGCTGGCCGGTGTCGAGCTGCGCACCTCGCAGGCCGACGCCGTGCCCGGCCCGGCGGGCGAAGACCCCACCTCCGGGGTCGAGGACCCGGTGCTGAAGGCCCGGCTCCAGTGGTTCGTCGGCACCGGGCTGACCGGCCGCGGCCACCACCGCGAGGGGCGGCAGCTGGTGGAGGCCAGCCTGGCCGGCGCCCGTGCCGCCCGGGACCGCTGGGGCGAGGCCGCGGCCCTGGTGGAGCTGGCGAGCCACGGCCCGACGCGGGACGGGTCCGCGGAGCTGGGCGCTGCGCTGTTCCGCGAGGTCGACGACCGCTGGGGCCAGCTCCGGGCCACCCGGTCCCTGGCACTCGCGGCCGAACGCGAGGGCGACCGCGTACGGACCGAACGGCTGCACCGCGAGGGCCTCCTGATGGCCGAGGAGCTCGGCCTGTGGACCGAGGTCGTCGAGACGCTGATCTTCCTCGGCAGGACCGCGCTGGCGAGCGGCCTCACCGAGCGGGCGACGGAGCTGTACGAGCGCGCGCTGTCCGTGTCGGCCGAACGCGCCTACCACCGGGGCGAGATCCGTGCCGAGATCGGCCTCGGGCACGCCGCACGGCTCCGCGGTGACCGGGACGCCGCCACGTCCCACCTGAACCGGGCCCTGGCCAAGAGCCAGTCCTCGGGCCACGCCACGCACGCCGCGGCCGCGCTGGCGGGACTGAACCTCGTCACCCGGGCGTGA
- a CDS encoding condensation domain-containing protein, translated as MGIAAESRALGLTGYQRDIWAAEARAPGNCQFNVLVHEQLAGAVDRELLGACLARAVREHDAFRLRFGEDGEGVPRVRRIAEEPDAGAPPFEHIDLSGGPDPARAVRIWCEQELGRPLDLGGGPLFRAAVVTEGPEAVHLVLTSHHIVTDAWALNALTLRTLSDYRSRVSGKDVPAVGEKAAKSAVRTDSASYWDSIQEFDSVFGDADRENDRAFYRDYLAGMEPALFTRSGAARPGRGRHSFPVGEELVRRILDAGASPFPYLLSAFAVCLGRIHQADEVVFGVPFLNRRTEGERSIVGQFANNLPVRIPVAEDLPLVELAERVRRQIDRLREHERLPFGDILREAPVQGADGRRLFDVTASYLRFPRPSGIPGVNRTTTIMAPVHAADALSVMVQAFDDEPGLRVDLDYADDVFDGHLTAAAPAGHVGELLRRGLDSRELPLAELPMLTDDEYEVVVRRRQGASAPYPREKSRPRARRAAAQRPRVNACRGLDVSSADGDSRLDTARGPPWDLRDSARISYARTRGRDPFPAPPDRPRRWPVRPSACLMPSPTRSQDRREARSRALPHGRVRRARLPPRRAR; from the coding sequence GTGGGGATAGCAGCTGAATCCAGGGCCCTCGGATTAACCGGCTACCAGCGCGACATCTGGGCGGCCGAAGCAAGAGCACCGGGGAACTGCCAATTCAACGTACTGGTCCACGAGCAGCTGGCGGGGGCCGTGGACCGGGAGCTGCTCGGTGCCTGCCTGGCCCGTGCGGTGCGGGAGCACGACGCCTTTCGGCTGCGGTTCGGCGAGGACGGCGAAGGGGTCCCCCGGGTCCGGCGGATCGCGGAGGAGCCGGACGCCGGGGCGCCGCCCTTCGAGCACATCGACCTCTCCGGCGGACCGGACCCCGCCAGGGCCGTGCGGATCTGGTGCGAGCAGGAGCTGGGTCGGCCGCTGGACCTCGGGGGCGGGCCGCTGTTCCGGGCCGCCGTGGTCACCGAGGGGCCGGAGGCCGTCCACCTGGTGCTGACCTCGCACCACATCGTGACCGATGCCTGGGCCCTGAACGCGCTGACCCTGCGGACTCTTTCCGACTACCGCTCGCGCGTGTCCGGAAAAGACGTTCCGGCTGTCGGGGAAAAAGCCGCCAAGTCGGCAGTGCGGACCGATTCCGCCTCATACTGGGATTCCATCCAGGAATTCGACTCCGTCTTCGGCGACGCGGACCGCGAGAATGACCGCGCGTTCTACCGAGATTATCTGGCGGGCATGGAGCCCGCTCTCTTCACGCGTTCCGGCGCCGCCCGGCCCGGCCGCGGCCGGCACTCCTTCCCGGTCGGGGAGGAGCTGGTGCGGCGCATCCTCGACGCGGGCGCGTCCCCCTTCCCTTACCTGCTCTCGGCGTTCGCGGTGTGCCTCGGGCGCATCCACCAGGCCGACGAGGTCGTGTTCGGCGTGCCCTTCCTGAACCGCCGGACCGAGGGCGAACGCTCGATCGTGGGCCAGTTCGCCAACAACCTGCCGGTGCGCATCCCGGTGGCGGAGGACCTGCCGCTGGTCGAGCTCGCCGAGCGGGTCCGCCGGCAGATCGACCGGCTCAGGGAGCACGAGCGGCTGCCGTTCGGCGACATCCTCCGCGAGGCCCCCGTACAGGGCGCCGACGGCCGCCGACTGTTCGACGTCACCGCTTCCTACCTGCGCTTCCCCCGGCCGTCGGGGATCCCGGGGGTGAACCGGACCACCACGATCATGGCCCCGGTCCACGCCGCCGACGCGCTCTCCGTCATGGTGCAGGCGTTCGACGACGAGCCGGGCCTGCGCGTCGACTTGGACTACGCCGACGACGTGTTCGACGGGCACCTCACGGCCGCGGCCCCCGCCGGGCACGTCGGGGAACTCCTCCGCCGCGGACTGGACTCCCGGGAGCTGCCGCTCGCGGAGCTGCCCATGCTGACCGACGACGAGTATGAGGTCGTCGTCCGCCGCCGCCAGGGCGCCTCCGCGCCCTACCCGCGCGAGAAGAGTCGTCCTCGCGCTCGCCGGGCCGCTGCTCAGCGGCCCCGCGTGAACGCTTGCCGGGGGCTGGACGTCAGTTCGGCCGATGGCGACTCGCGGCTTGACACAGCGCGTGGACCGCCCTGGGATCTTCGGGATTCCGCGCGGATCAGCTACGCCCGAACGCGAGGGCGAGATCCTTTTCCTGCCCCACCAGATCGCCCCCGGCGATGGCCTGTTCGACCGTCAGCATGCCTGATGCCAAGCCCAACACGATCGCAGGATCGCCGCGAAGCACGGTCGCGGGCGCTTCCTCACGGCAGAGTTCGACGTGCGCGCCTGCCTCCTCGACGCGCACGGTGA
- a CDS encoding alpha/beta fold hydrolase, which produces MSTQQPAGTRPSWVDADLYPFESRFVELDGHVVHYIDEGSGPTLLMLHGNPTWSFVYREVIAALRDRFRCIALDYPGFGLSVAAPGYGYRPDDHAAVVVAFLDHMELSKLTLVAHDWGGPIGLHAAEQRPGKFERLVLANTWAWPVNGELRAEMASRVMGGPIGRELIRRVNLFVNALIPAGHRRRKVSESEMTHYREALATRERRNACAILPGAITDSREFLADIEEHLTQLDQLPTLIVWADADMTFGDKDRARLEEKFPSHTTVVVHGAGHFVQSDAADEMSEAIKTWWDSSATT; this is translated from the coding sequence GTGTCGACCCAGCAACCTGCAGGCACGCGCCCGTCCTGGGTGGACGCCGACCTGTATCCGTTCGAGAGCCGCTTCGTCGAGCTGGATGGGCACGTCGTGCACTACATCGACGAGGGCTCGGGGCCGACCTTGCTGATGTTGCATGGCAACCCCACGTGGTCGTTCGTGTACCGGGAAGTCATCGCGGCCCTGCGCGATCGGTTCCGCTGCATCGCCTTGGACTATCCCGGGTTCGGGCTGTCGGTCGCGGCGCCCGGTTACGGCTACCGGCCTGACGACCACGCCGCCGTGGTCGTGGCGTTCCTCGACCACATGGAACTGTCGAAGCTCACTCTGGTCGCGCATGACTGGGGAGGACCGATCGGCCTGCATGCGGCCGAGCAGCGACCGGGCAAGTTCGAGCGGCTCGTGTTGGCGAATACATGGGCATGGCCGGTCAATGGTGAATTGCGCGCCGAAATGGCGTCCCGGGTGATGGGGGGACCCATCGGACGTGAGTTGATCAGGCGAGTCAACCTGTTCGTGAACGCGCTGATCCCCGCGGGCCACCGGCGCCGCAAGGTCTCTGAGTCCGAGATGACGCACTACAGGGAGGCCCTCGCCACGCGGGAACGTCGCAACGCCTGCGCGATTCTGCCGGGCGCCATCACCGACAGTCGCGAGTTTCTCGCCGACATCGAGGAACACCTGACCCAGCTCGACCAGCTCCCTACGCTCATCGTATGGGCGGACGCCGATATGACCTTCGGTGACAAAGACCGTGCGCGCCTGGAGGAGAAGTTCCCGAGCCACACCACCGTGGTGGTTCATGGCGCCGGTCACTTCGTGCAGTCCGACGCCGCCGACGAGATGAGTGAAGCCATCAAGACCTGGTGGGACAGCTCGGCGACCACATAG
- a CDS encoding nuclear transport factor 2 family protein, giving the protein MDELDVVSEGVGAEDVATGDLVGRFCAAVAAGDVDAVIETMAEDAEMVTPLSSRVVIRGRDDLRAVFAAFLPSLSRDLNWRLRIGNADTTVAVAEARLGGVRVEDAMLIEQDADGRIRRVTPHVRPWLGLTVSAIVLGPKLMRHPGVVRRAMRRK; this is encoded by the coding sequence ATGGATGAACTTGACGTTGTGTCCGAAGGTGTTGGTGCTGAAGACGTGGCTACCGGCGACTTGGTAGGTCGATTCTGCGCCGCGGTTGCGGCTGGTGATGTCGACGCCGTGATCGAAACGATGGCCGAGGACGCCGAAATGGTGACACCGTTGTCCAGCCGAGTGGTGATCCGGGGCCGCGACGATCTGCGGGCCGTGTTCGCTGCGTTTCTGCCGAGTTTGTCGCGAGATCTGAACTGGCGTCTTCGAATCGGGAACGCTGACACGACCGTTGCCGTGGCCGAGGCTCGACTCGGAGGTGTGCGTGTCGAGGACGCGATGCTGATCGAACAGGACGCGGACGGTCGCATCCGCCGAGTGACGCCGCATGTCCGGCCATGGCTGGGGTTGACGGTATCCGCGATCGTGCTGGGTCCCAAGCTGATGCGGCATCCTGGGGTTGTGCGCCGTGCGATGCGACGCAAGTAA
- a CDS encoding helix-turn-helix transcriptional regulator, with translation MESLGTFLKSRRDRVTPAEIGLLTYGTSRRVPGLRREELAQLAGVSAGYYTRLEQGQAETASEQVLDALARVLRLDQVETVHLHNLARQSVKPGLGEPPREEPHPRVLTLLESLGEATPAVVLGRRGDVLAWNRTGHALVAEHIPFEAPRNPEGRPSIPRMFFLDPHTRDMYRNWPDLAKIHVAYLRLTAGRYPTDARLAGLIGELLMNSADFGTMWATGDVSDCTTGAMHLQHPTVGAVSVDYQVWLQPDSPDHRVEIYTPNDATSADALRVLNQQSGRGDEPESTTVRAEQR, from the coding sequence ATGGAGAGCCTCGGAACGTTCCTGAAGAGCCGTCGTGACCGGGTCACTCCGGCTGAGATCGGTCTGCTGACCTACGGCACCTCCCGCCGGGTCCCCGGTCTCAGACGGGAAGAGCTCGCCCAGCTCGCGGGGGTGAGCGCGGGGTACTACACGCGTCTGGAGCAGGGGCAGGCCGAGACCGCCTCCGAGCAGGTGCTCGACGCGCTGGCCCGGGTACTCCGGCTCGACCAGGTGGAGACCGTCCATCTGCACAACCTCGCCCGGCAGTCGGTGAAGCCCGGTCTGGGCGAACCGCCCCGCGAGGAGCCCCACCCGCGGGTACTGACCCTCCTGGAGTCACTGGGCGAGGCCACGCCCGCGGTGGTGCTCGGCAGGCGCGGCGACGTCCTCGCGTGGAACCGCACCGGGCACGCGCTGGTCGCCGAGCACATCCCCTTCGAGGCGCCACGAAACCCGGAGGGGCGTCCGTCGATCCCCAGGATGTTCTTCCTCGACCCCCACACCCGCGACATGTACCGCAACTGGCCGGACCTCGCCAAAATCCACGTCGCCTACCTGCGCCTCACCGCGGGCCGCTATCCCACGGACGCCCGGCTCGCCGGGCTGATCGGCGAACTCCTCATGAACAGCGCGGACTTCGGCACGATGTGGGCGACGGGTGACGTCTCCGACTGCACGACGGGGGCCATGCATCTGCAGCATCCCACCGTCGGGGCGGTGAGCGTGGACTACCAGGTGTGGCTCCAGCCCGACAGCCCCGACCACCGCGTCGAAATCTACACCCCCAACGACGCGACCTCCGCGGACGCGTTGCGCGTGCTGAACCAGCAAAGCGGCCGGGGTGACGAGCCGGAGTCGACGACCGTACGGGCCGAGCAGCGCTGA
- a CDS encoding MFS transporter, which translates to MTQQHANNAPGLRAWLGLAVVLGPVLLVSMDGSILFLAMPRISQALSPTADQALWILDIYGFAVGSLLVAFGSIGDRYGRLKLLMIGATVFGLGSAGAAFAPTPELLIACRALMGVAGATLLPSALAVLSELFPDSRRRAQAIGIFAAAFAAGFAIGPVIGGALLGQFWWGSVFLVNLPVIVVFLVFAPVLLREVRSGGTGRVDPLSVVTSAGGLLLTIYGIKHLAADGISALPITTMIVGIAVLTFFGLRQRHLDNPLIDFSLFRDRVFTIAVITGLLPLAAWSAAAYLSGIYLQSVLNLSVLHAALLALPGAAALTVSCIVTPAVVERIGKRAALLVCHFSIAGGLLLLLPTTVTGGIGWYIASTVIAGLGYGISFAVVADTAVGAVPAERAGSAGAIAETSNEIGNALGIAILGSLAALLFRLQGPDLAPTLDETLQLPSLLPSVIQDAKSAFVTGLHVVVVAASLLHAALGTAALRWLPKSAPEEQTTEVHEEPAQERMASRP; encoded by the coding sequence ATGACTCAACAGCATGCGAACAACGCACCCGGACTGCGGGCCTGGCTCGGGCTCGCGGTGGTCCTCGGCCCGGTCCTCCTCGTCTCCATGGACGGATCGATCCTGTTCCTGGCGATGCCCCGGATCAGCCAGGCCCTCTCGCCCACCGCCGACCAGGCGCTGTGGATCCTGGACATCTACGGCTTCGCCGTCGGCTCCCTGCTGGTCGCCTTCGGCAGCATCGGCGACCGCTACGGCCGGCTGAAGCTCTTGATGATCGGCGCGACCGTGTTCGGACTCGGCTCCGCCGGTGCCGCGTTCGCACCGACCCCCGAACTCCTCATCGCCTGCCGGGCGCTCATGGGCGTGGCCGGTGCGACCCTGCTGCCCTCGGCGCTGGCCGTACTGAGCGAGCTGTTCCCCGACTCCCGGCGCCGGGCCCAGGCCATCGGCATCTTCGCCGCGGCCTTCGCGGCCGGTTTCGCCATCGGCCCGGTCATCGGCGGCGCCCTCCTCGGCCAGTTCTGGTGGGGCTCGGTCTTCCTCGTCAACCTCCCCGTCATCGTCGTGTTCCTGGTGTTCGCGCCGGTCCTCCTCCGAGAGGTCCGGTCGGGCGGGACGGGCCGCGTCGACCCGCTCAGCGTCGTGACCTCCGCCGGGGGCCTGCTGCTCACGATCTACGGGATCAAGCACCTGGCCGCCGACGGGATCTCGGCCCTCCCGATCACCACGATGATCGTCGGCATCGCCGTACTGACCTTCTTCGGCCTGCGCCAACGGCACCTCGACAACCCGCTGATCGACTTTTCCCTCTTCCGCGACCGCGTCTTCACCATCGCCGTCATCACGGGCCTACTGCCCCTGGCCGCATGGTCGGCGGCGGCGTACCTGTCCGGCATCTACCTCCAGTCCGTACTGAACCTGAGCGTCCTGCACGCGGCGCTCCTGGCCCTCCCGGGCGCGGCGGCCCTCACCGTCTCCTGCATCGTCACACCGGCCGTCGTCGAACGCATCGGCAAGCGGGCCGCGCTCCTCGTCTGCCACTTCTCCATCGCGGGCGGCCTGTTGCTGCTGCTCCCCACCACGGTCACCGGCGGGATCGGCTGGTACATCGCCTCGACCGTGATCGCCGGACTGGGATACGGCATCTCCTTCGCCGTCGTCGCGGACACCGCGGTCGGCGCGGTCCCCGCGGAGCGTGCGGGCTCGGCCGGCGCGATCGCCGAGACCAGCAACGAGATCGGCAACGCCCTCGGCATCGCGATCCTCGGCTCGCTCGCCGCGCTGCTCTTCCGCCTCCAGGGCCCGGACCTCGCCCCCACCCTCGACGAGACCCTCCAGCTGCCCTCCCTGCTCCCATCCGTGATCCAGGACGCGAAGTCCGCGTTCGTCACCGGCCTGCACGTCGTCGTGGTCGCGGCGAGCCTTCTGCACGCCGCCCTCGGAACGGCCGCCCTGCGCTGGCTCCCCAAGTCGGCGCCGGAGGAGCAGACCACCGAGGTCCACGAGGAGCCCGCGCAGGAGCGCATGGCGAGCAGGCCGTAG